The stretch of DNA GTCAGCGGTTGCCCAGCGCTACCAGAACCCACAGTGATCTTTTGGTAGCGAGCACTCACGGTGGATTCGATGCAGGCGCAAGTCACTGCATCGAATCCGATCCGTTGTCCGGAGTAGCCATGAATTCAATACAGACAAATCCCCCTTCGGGTTCGCCGACATCGCTCATCAACGCCGTGAACCAGTCGATCACGGTCAACGGCGTTCGCTTTGCCTATCGCGACATCGGTCCACATTCCGGTGTGCCGCTCGTACTGTTCAACCATTGGGGCGCGGTGCTGGATAACTTCGACCCCGCGATCATCGATGGCCTGGCGCAAACCAGACGCGTCATTACCACCAACTATCGCGGCATCGGCGGCTCGGGTGGAACCGCGCCCCTGACCGTTGGCGAAATGGCCGACGATGCCATCCGGCTGATCCAGGCGCTGGGCCTGGAAACCGTTGATGTGCTGGGTTTCTCCCTCGGCGGCTTCGTTGCTCAGGACCTCGCCCTGAAGGCGCCTGACTTGGTGCGCCGCTTGATTCTGACCGGTACCGGACCGGCCGGCGGCAGCGGCATGGACAAGGTCGGCGCGGTGTCGTGGCCATTGATCCTCAAAGGTTTGCTGACCCTGCGCGACCCGAAGTTCTACCTGTTCTTCACCTCGACAGCCAATGGCCGCCGATCTGCTTCGCAGTATGTGCAACGCCTGCAAGCACGCAAAAAAGATCGCGACAAAGGCCCGACGCCCCGCGCTTTCCTGCGGCAGTTGAAAGCCATCACCGCGTGGGGCCAACAGGCGCCGCAAGACCTCGGGCGTTTGCGCACGCCGACGCTGATCGTCAACGGCGACAACGACATCATGGTGCCCAGCGTCAATTCGTTTGAGCTGGCCAAGCGTATCCCCAACGCAGAGCTGGTGATGTATGAGGATGCCGGGCACGGCGGGATTTTCCAGCATCACACTGATTTTGTGGCCAAGGTACAGGCGTTCCTAGATGCCTGACCACGCACCGGCTACCCTCCTGATAACCGACAAGAGCCGCACCCCGATGAAAGCATTTCTGATTGATCGCTATGGCAAGCATCCCGGACGCCAGGGCGAAGTGCCCTCCCCCGCAGTGGGTCCTCACGACGTTTTGATCGAGGTCCATGCCAGCAGCGTCAACGTGCTGGATTCAAAGATCAGCGCAGGCGAATTCAAGCTGATCCTGCCCTACTCGTTTCCACTGATCCTGGGCAACGATCTGGCAGGTGTGGTGATTGAGGTGGGCTCGAAGGTGACACGCTTCCAACCGGGAGACGAGGTGTACGCCCGCCCGCCGGAAACGCGGATCGGCACGTTCGCCGAGTTGATTGCCGTGCACGAGCACGCGATCGCCCTGAAACCGGCCAATACCAACATGGCGCAAGCGGCTTCCCTGCCCTTGGTGGCATTGACCGCCTGGCAAGTGCTGGTCGACACCGCCCGCCTGCAAAAGGGCCAGAAGGTGCTGATTCACGCCGGCTCCGGCGGCGTCGGCAGCGTTGCCATTCAGCTGGCCAAACACCTCGGCGCCTTTGTCGCGACCACCACCAGCACCGCGAATGTCGAGTGGGTCAAGGCGTTGGGCGCTGATGTGGTGATCGACTACAAACAGCAGAACTTCGAAACTGTGCTGCACGACTACGACGTGGTGTTGAACAGTCTCGGCGCCGATGTCCTGGAGCAGTCACTCAAAGTGCTCAAGCCCGGTGGTCAGCTGATTTCCATCTCGGGGCCACCCACCGCGCAATTCGCTCAGGAGCAAGGGTTGTCCTGGCCATTGCAGCAAGTCATGCGCCTGCTGAGCCTCGGCATTCGACGCAAGGCCCGCAAGCTGAACGTCAGCTACACGTTTGTGTTCATGCGCGCCAATGGCGATCAACTGCAACAAATCAGCGTGCTAGTCGAGGCGGGAATCATCAAACCGGTGATTGACCGCGCCTTCCCCTTTGAATCAACGGCAGCGGCGCTGAAGTATGTCGAACAGGGACGGGCCAAGGGCAAGGTCGTTGTCACGATTAAATGACGACGCCGAGAAAGTGTGTGGCAAGGCACACCGGTCGCTGAGGCGCCGCATCAATCAGTCATCCCTTCACAAACTGGTTACGCCCCAGCGCCTTGGCGTTGTACAGCGCCTGGTCTGCGACCTCGATCAACCCTTGCAAGTGATCCAGTTGCGACCCTGTGGCCGTCGCGATGCCGATGCTCACACTCAGCCGTCCGAGCGGGCTGGCGGTGTGCGGGATGTTCTCTTGCTGCAAGCGGTCGAGGATGAGCTGCGCGACCACCGCCGCACCGTCACTGTTGGTGCCCGGCATGATCACGCCCATCTCCTCGCCGCCATAACGCGCCACCAGATCTGACGGTCGCCGCACACAGGCCTCCAGCGCTCTGCCCACCGTCTGCAGGCAGGCATCGCCGGCGACATGCCCGAAGGTGTCGTTGTACCGCTTGAAGTAGTCGATATCGATCATCAGCAAGGCCAGCGTCGTACCGTCGCGTTTTGCCCGCCGTGCTTCCATGGCGAGGCTCTCGTCAAAACAGCGCCGATTGGCCAGCCCCGTCAGGGCGTCCTTCATCGCCAGCAACTCAAGCTGGCGATTGGATGAAAGCAACTGCTCCTGCGTCCCGCGCAACTGGTCTTCGGCCCGTGTGCGCCTGCGGATATCCAGAATCAGAAACCTGCCGATCAGCCCGGTCAGCCCCAGCAGCCCGATTACCACCACTGCCGACAGCCACGCCTCCATGCGCCACGCCGCGAGAGCCTCGCGCTTGCCGAGGGCAACCGTGGTGATCAAGGGCAGTCGATCACTCTTGCGGAAGGCGTAGAGACGTTCGACGCCATCCAGGCTGGAGGTAAACGACGCCGTGCCGACTGACCGATCAACCAGATACTTGGCATAGATCGGCGACTTGGAAAAGTTGCGCCCCATGTCCTGCTCGCGAAACGGATAGCGCACCAGCAACGTACCGTCGGTATAGGACAAGCCAATGGCGCCCTCCTGCCCGACGTCGATCTGGCCAAACAGACGCAGGAAGTTTTCGACCCCCAGGGTAACCGCCACCACCCCGGCGAACTCGCCGCGCGCATCGTTGAAACGGCGGCTGACGGTAATCACCCATTCCTGATTGGAACGGCTCTGAATCGGCGGACCGATAAAGGTCTCGCGGGAGGGATCATCGCGATGGTGGATGAAATAGGCGCGATCACTGCTGTTCGCCCCAGCGGGAATCGGCCGGTTGGAAGACATCAGCCAGCGGCCCTGATTATCGTAGATGGTGATGCCACTGAGCTGTGGCATCAACGGTTCCTGGCGGTTGACCAAGGCACTCAGCCGTTCAATCTGCGCGGGGCCACTGCCTTCGGTTTCCAGACGCTCGACGAGGCCGAGCAACAGCAGCGAACTCTGGCGGACGATGCCTTCGGAGTACGTCGAAAGCGCCTGGGTCAGATTCAGGCCATGCACATCGACCTCCTCCAGAGCTCGTTCTCGAGAGGCCAAGACTTTCCACACCGTCAATGACGCCAGGGAACAACCGATCACCAACAACAAAAGCACAACCAGGCGAGTATCACGCTTCACATTAATACCTTTTGGAAAGTCCGGTTTTCCGTTCCAGCGACTAATGATCGACTCAATGGCTGCAGCCGCTTGTCCTTGTCGCAAGCAAGGATACAAGCAGCGATGAATCGTTGCAGCAACAGATTATGAAGCGGGAAAAAGTACATGTGTGCTTTGCAACGCCTCGTCCAGACGAGATGCGTCAGAGACTTCAAAAGAGAGGATTCGCACTGGGCGAAAGGACGCCAAGCATGCCAGACCAAGCTATCGCCAGGCTTTCAGGACTCGATTTGCCTGAAATTCCCAGGCAGCGATTGCGCAGTTCACGTGTGGGGGGGCAAAGAGGCCCGACAGAGCGGGCCTCGATTTTAAGATTTATAGCTACGCCGGTTTTACAGTTTCAGGTTGCCTCTTATCCTCAGGACGGATCTTGAACCAGATCGAGTACATCGCGGGCAGGAACACCAGCGTCATGATGGTGCCGACGAGCGTGCCGCCAATAAGGGTATAGGCCAGCGTTCCCCAGAACACCGAGTGTGTCAGGGGAATGAACGCCAGGATGGCCGCCAGCGCCGTTAACAGTACCGGTCGCGCACGTTGCACCGTGGCTTCGACAACCGCGTGAAACGGATCCAGCCCTTCTTGCGCGTTGTGATGAATCTGCCCGATCAGAATCAGCGTATTGCGCATCAGGATCCCCGACAGAGCAATCAGACCGACCAGCGCATTGATGCCAAACGGCTGATTGAAGATGAGCAGTGTCGGCACCACACCAATCAACCCTAACGGTGATGTGAGGAACACCATGATCATCGCCGAGATCGAACGAACCT from Pseudomonas sp. P8_229 encodes:
- a CDS encoding diguanylate cyclase; this encodes MKRDTRLVVLLLLVIGCSLASLTVWKVLASRERALEEVDVHGLNLTQALSTYSEGIVRQSSLLLLGLVERLETEGSGPAQIERLSALVNRQEPLMPQLSGITIYDNQGRWLMSSNRPIPAGANSSDRAYFIHHRDDPSRETFIGPPIQSRSNQEWVITVSRRFNDARGEFAGVVAVTLGVENFLRLFGQIDVGQEGAIGLSYTDGTLLVRYPFREQDMGRNFSKSPIYAKYLVDRSVGTASFTSSLDGVERLYAFRKSDRLPLITTVALGKREALAAWRMEAWLSAVVVIGLLGLTGLIGRFLILDIRRRTRAEDQLRGTQEQLLSSNRQLELLAMKDALTGLANRRCFDESLAMEARRAKRDGTTLALLMIDIDYFKRYNDTFGHVAGDACLQTVGRALEACVRRPSDLVARYGGEEMGVIMPGTNSDGAAVVAQLILDRLQQENIPHTASPLGRLSVSIGIATATGSQLDHLQGLIEVADQALYNAKALGRNQFVKG
- a CDS encoding NADP-dependent oxidoreductase — encoded protein: MKAFLIDRYGKHPGRQGEVPSPAVGPHDVLIEVHASSVNVLDSKISAGEFKLILPYSFPLILGNDLAGVVIEVGSKVTRFQPGDEVYARPPETRIGTFAELIAVHEHAIALKPANTNMAQAASLPLVALTAWQVLVDTARLQKGQKVLIHAGSGGVGSVAIQLAKHLGAFVATTTSTANVEWVKALGADVVIDYKQQNFETVLHDYDVVLNSLGADVLEQSLKVLKPGGQLISISGPPTAQFAQEQGLSWPLQQVMRLLSLGIRRKARKLNVSYTFVFMRANGDQLQQISVLVEAGIIKPVIDRAFPFESTAAALKYVEQGRAKGKVVVTIK
- a CDS encoding alpha/beta hydrolase, whose amino-acid sequence is MNSIQTNPPSGSPTSLINAVNQSITVNGVRFAYRDIGPHSGVPLVLFNHWGAVLDNFDPAIIDGLAQTRRVITTNYRGIGGSGGTAPLTVGEMADDAIRLIQALGLETVDVLGFSLGGFVAQDLALKAPDLVRRLILTGTGPAGGSGMDKVGAVSWPLILKGLLTLRDPKFYLFFTSTANGRRSASQYVQRLQARKKDRDKGPTPRAFLRQLKAITAWGQQAPQDLGRLRTPTLIVNGDNDIMVPSVNSFELAKRIPNAELVMYEDAGHGGIFQHHTDFVAKVQAFLDA